The nucleotide window CTAATTAAGCAGTAAGTATTTACCAGTGCGTCATCCCCGCCTGCGGGGATCCATAGGTTTTAAGGTCTACAGCTGGACTCCCGCGAGCGGGAGTGACGATGAGTTATGTAGCTGAGAAGACCACAATGCAGTGATTTTCATAAAATTTTATAAAGTTTCATTGGTTTTTAACCCTGCAAACTCGCGAAAGTAGCCCGACATTATTTATCGGGTGAGTTCTATGGCTTCCAATCCAATCCGCTGGCGCAGTTTTATTAGCCTGTCTGTTTTCTGTGGTTTAACCGTTCTTTTCATTACGTCACTGTTGATGTTTTTACAGCCGCATCAGGATCTGGTGGCATTGCTGCATACGATTTTTGGTTTTTGGATGTTGCTGCTGTTGCTCTGGCATATCAAAAATAACTTCAAACCCCTCAAAAATTATGTCAAAGGTACCGGAGCTTCAAAGGTCAATTCTGTTGCCTGGGGGAGTGCGGGTGTCTTTGTGTTACTGCTGGTTCTGGTTTATCACCAGACTGCGCCTTTTGCGCAGTTTTATCGCTGGGGGCAAACGCAGCGTGCGGCAACTGAAAATGTGATGGATGAGCAGCAGGTTTACCAAATCCGCAAGGTGCAGCCCGCTATCGCACATGGAGAAACACTGACGGTTGAGTTTCGTAAAGGACCGTTTTTTATGTGGCCGCAATATGCCATCTGGCTTGAGACGCTAGAGGGGGAATTTATCCAGCCGTTGTATGTGACCGGAAAACTGGCGAGCAATAATTTTTCCAATAAAGTCACACAAAAAAATCCACAGCGGGTATTTACCGAAAATCCTTTTGCGACGGGCGAAGATGAAAACGATATTTTTGAATATCAATGGGATACCGCCAGTAAAAATGACCGTATGCGCCCTGAGTCCCTGCCGGTGTTTTTACACGCGCTGGGTTTGCAATCATCCGGTGGTGCAATGGTGCCGGAAGAACCGACTCCGGAACTGGATGCGTATTCTGGTGCGACCCTGTTGGAAAACTTTTCACTAACGACCCGATCGATTGCGAAATTGCCGGAGCAATTCCGCATCCGTTTTGAAATCAACCAGTCGTTTGATTTTAATGACTACTACTCCAGCGACCGTTTTCCCGATGACAGCATTTACTCCGGCGATGGCTATTCCGCCCAGCCATCGGTTATTTATGAGGCGGTGGTTGACCGCCGCGATAAACACCCGGTTTATTTATTGACGCTGGCGGGGCAAGGGCATCACTCCGGCAGGGATGGCCAGATTCATCCCGACACAAGCAAGCTCACTACGGCAACGCAATTGGTCGATAGGATCATGATTGAGTTTCATCCTTGAATGGGGAATGACTGGTGCAATTGATCCAGAACAATGATTGGCTTATTTTCAATCTAAATGCTATTGATAGTAATTATCATTATGATATTCTGGCGCTCAAATTTTCCTGAGAGCCAGAATTATGTTGTCCTATCGCGTTAAAACCGGTTTCAAAACCTTGCCGCTAGTCGCTGCGATACATGCAGTCTGTGTTTCTGGCGCTGTCTACGCCCAGGACAGCGTTGAAACCGTGCTGGTAACTGGCCAGTACACGGTGGCCGACAAGGTGGATACGGCGACCGGTTTGGGCTTGACCCTGTTTGAGACCCCCCAGTCGGTTAGTATCATGACTGAGCAGCGCATCATCGATCAGAATTTGAATTCCGTTGCCGATGTGGTTACCCAAACGGTGGGCGTTTCATCCAATAATCTGGATACCACGCGCAACACCTTCAATGCGCGCGGTTTTGAAATTGATAAGTACCAGATCGACGGTGTGCCCCAAGCTTGGAGCCTGGCCGGTGATTCCGGCGAAACCATTGCCGATGTTTCTATCTACGAACGTATTGAAGTGGTGCGCGGCGCGACGGGTTTATTGACCGGCGCGGGCGATCCTTCTGCGTCTATTAATCTGGTGCGCAAGCATGCAACCGCAACGGAATTGACCGGCTATGTGAACGCCGGTGTTGGCCGTTGGGATACCCGATTTATCTCTGGCGATCTATCAACACCGCTGACGGCCAATGGTGCAGTGCGTGCGCGCATCGTGGTCAAAAAGGAAGTTAGCGATACCTACATGACAATCCCTGAAGACGACCGCGGCATTATTTATGGTGTGATTGATGCGGACCTGGGGGCAAACACTTCGCTGAGTGTTGGTAGCAGCTATCAGGAAAGCAATCCAAAAGGTTCTACCTGGGGGGCATTGCCTGCATGGTTTAGCGATGGCACGCCAACAGATTGGGATCAGTCGGTCACTACCTCTGCTGATTGGACTTACTGGGATACCACCAACGAAAATAGTTTCGTCACTCTGGCTCATCAGTTTGCCAATGGTTGGGAAGCAAAGGTCAGTTATAACCACACCAAAAATACTGCAGACACCAAGTTGTTGTATTTATCAGGTACCGTGGATAAGGCAACCGGCGAATTTTCCAATGCACCTTTTCCTTACATGAGCGCTGGCTACAACAAGCAGGACAGTGTTGATGTGCAATTGAAAGGCACTTACAACCTGTTTAATCGCGATCACGAATTTGTCGTGGGTGCGCTGGATAGCAGCTACGAAACAGAAACCGCCAACTTTACTGCGCTGTCGTTCCAGCCGACGACGGGCAATTTCTTTGAGTGGGATGGCAGTTATCCCGAGCCGACGTTCAGTGCGGATGGTTTCGTTGCATCCCAGTCCACAACCGATCAAGACGGCTACTACGCTGCGACTCGCTTATCGATAAACGATGATCTCAAATTCATCGCCGGTGGCCGTGTTTCATCCTGGCAGCAGAACGGTTTTGATTGGAGCGGCACCAAAAGTTACGGTAATGATGATGTAGTAGTTCCCTATGCGGGCCTCACCTATACCATCACTGAACGCCACAATGTTTACACCAGCTTCACTGAAATTTTCAAACCACAAAATGCACGCGATGCCGATTTGAATTTTCTTGATCCGGTAGAGGGCACCAACATTGAGGCTGGTTTGAAAAGTAGTTTCTTTGATGGAGCGCTGCAAACAGCAGTCGCGGTTTTCCAGATCCAACAAGACAATGTCGCCCAGGTCGCAGGGTTTTTACCGCCAGTTGGCAGTGCGCCGCCTGAATTTTTCTACCGCGGTGCTAAAGGGGTTGAAAGCAAAGGCTTCGAACTTGAGGCGGTGGGTTATCTGACACCCAATTGGAATCTCTCGGCAGGCTATGCGCAATTCAAAGCGGAGGATGCCGCAGGCACCGAAGTGAATACCGATAGCCCGCGCAAAAAGCTAAATGTATTTACCACCTATGAATTCACCAATGCCTTGGATGGTTTAACGATTGGTGGTGGCGCGAGCTGGGAGAGTGAACGTCGCGGCAGTGGTGGAGAAGGTTTGCCCGCGTTGGTACAAGATGCTTACACACTGGCAAGTGTGATGGTTCGCTACAACCTGACTGACGATTTTGCTTTGCAATTCAACGTGGATAACTTGACCGATGAGCATTATTACGGGCAAGTGGGTTTTTACTCCGAGTACACCAATGCGGCACCAAGAAACTACACGCTAAGCGCAACTTACTCGTTTTAATAACGGGTTAATGCTAAAAACAACAATGCCGGCAACTGCCGGCATTTTATTTATTATCACTACCGCTTGCGTTATCGTCACTCCCGCTTGCGGGAGTCCAGTTCTCGAACCTCAAGCTTGATCCCCGCAAGCGGGAATGATGTTCAGATAATTAAAAAAATCCGTCCATCAACTCAGCGTGTTGCTCTGGTTTCAGGCGCGGACCAAATTGTGATACGACTTTTGCGGCTGCTTTGTTAGCGAAGGCAGCGGCCGTTTTAAAATCTTTGCCGTGATTGATTGCGTGCAGGAATGCGCCTGCAAACATATCACCAGCGCCATTAGTATCGATGGCTTTTACCGGTGTGGCTGCGACGTTAATTAATTCGCTGCCATCAAACACCAGTGCGCCTTCGCCGCCGCAGGTGATCGCAAATTGTTTGCAGTATTTTTTTAGCGCTTCAATGGCATCTTCAATTGAATGGGCTTGGGTGAAGCCGATGGCTTCGTCGCGGTTACAGAAAATTAAATCTACGCCGTCACCAATCATTTCCAGCAATCCATCGCGAAAAAATTGCACCATTGCCGGGTCCGATAAACTCAATGCGGTTTTGGTGTTGTTCGCTTGCGCTTGTTTGCGCAACTCAATGGCGGCTGCACGGCCGGTGGGTGATGTCACCAGATAGCCTTCGATATACACATAATGGGAATCGGCGATGGCTTGTGTATCCAATTCATTCACCGACAGTGTTTCGCTGATTCCTAAAAAAGTATTCATGGTGCGTTCGGCATCAGGCGTAATCATCACCAAACATTTGCCGGTAATGCCTGCTGGCGGCGTGATATGTGCAGGTGTTGCAACGCCAGCGGCTTTGAGGTCATTCAAATAAAACACACCGTTTTCATCGTTGGCAACTTTGCAGGAATAAAAATTATTACTACCAAAATAACTGGCGGCCACGATGCTATTGGTTGCTGACCCGCCACTGGCGCGATGTGATGCAACCAGGTGGTTTTGCAAATAACCAATGAGTGTGTTTTGGCGCTCTTCATCCACCAATGTCATAACGCCTTTGGCCACTGCCATTGTGGTGAGGTCGTTATCGGTAAGGGTGATTTCAGTATCGACCAATGCCGCGCCTATGCCGTAGATGTGATATTGCTTGCTCATGGGAGTGTCCTGTTGGATGCCAGATCCGAAATAGCGCGATCTGAAAAGAAAAAGAGAGATCTGGAAAGAGAGATCCGAAGTACAAAATGTGCTGCATTATGCAAAATTCGCAGCGACCTATAAAGCGACCATTACTCTGCACCGGAAATTGCCGGTTTTTACCCTCGCATTCACACAGTGCGAGGGTTAAACTGGCGCGCAAATTTTTGCGCATAGCGCGCAGCCTTCCTGTTACACAATCCACCAAAAAAGATGTGCCCATGACCAAGCGCCGTTCAACTGCTCGCCGTACAAAATCTCCATCTACCCCCCGCCGTGGTTGGGCGCTGG belongs to Cellvibrio sp. pealriver and includes:
- a CDS encoding TonB-dependent siderophore receptor, whose product is MLSYRVKTGFKTLPLVAAIHAVCVSGAVYAQDSVETVLVTGQYTVADKVDTATGLGLTLFETPQSVSIMTEQRIIDQNLNSVADVVTQTVGVSSNNLDTTRNTFNARGFEIDKYQIDGVPQAWSLAGDSGETIADVSIYERIEVVRGATGLLTGAGDPSASINLVRKHATATELTGYVNAGVGRWDTRFISGDLSTPLTANGAVRARIVVKKEVSDTYMTIPEDDRGIIYGVIDADLGANTSLSVGSSYQESNPKGSTWGALPAWFSDGTPTDWDQSVTTSADWTYWDTTNENSFVTLAHQFANGWEAKVSYNHTKNTADTKLLYLSGTVDKATGEFSNAPFPYMSAGYNKQDSVDVQLKGTYNLFNRDHEFVVGALDSSYETETANFTALSFQPTTGNFFEWDGSYPEPTFSADGFVASQSTTDQDGYYAATRLSINDDLKFIAGGRVSSWQQNGFDWSGTKSYGNDDVVVPYAGLTYTITERHNVYTSFTEIFKPQNARDADLNFLDPVEGTNIEAGLKSSFFDGALQTAVAVFQIQQDNVAQVAGFLPPVGSAPPEFFYRGAKGVESKGFELEAVGYLTPNWNLSAGYAQFKAEDAAGTEVNTDSPRKKLNVFTTYEFTNALDGLTIGGGASWESERRGSGGEGLPALVQDAYTLASVMVRYNLTDDFALQFNVDNLTDEHYYGQVGFYSEYTNAAPRNYTLSATYSF
- a CDS encoding adenosine kinase, with the translated sequence MSKQYHIYGIGAALVDTEITLTDNDLTTMAVAKGVMTLVDEERQNTLIGYLQNHLVASHRASGGSATNSIVAASYFGSNNFYSCKVANDENGVFYLNDLKAAGVATPAHITPPAGITGKCLVMITPDAERTMNTFLGISETLSVNELDTQAIADSHYVYIEGYLVTSPTGRAAAIELRKQAQANNTKTALSLSDPAMVQFFRDGLLEMIGDGVDLIFCNRDEAIGFTQAHSIEDAIEALKKYCKQFAITCGGEGALVFDGSELINVAATPVKAIDTNGAGDMFAGAFLHAINHGKDFKTAAAFANKAAAKVVSQFGPRLKPEQHAELMDGFF
- a CDS encoding DUF4405 domain-containing protein; the protein is MASNPIRWRSFISLSVFCGLTVLFITSLLMFLQPHQDLVALLHTIFGFWMLLLLLWHIKNNFKPLKNYVKGTGASKVNSVAWGSAGVFVLLLVLVYHQTAPFAQFYRWGQTQRAATENVMDEQQVYQIRKVQPAIAHGETLTVEFRKGPFFMWPQYAIWLETLEGEFIQPLYVTGKLASNNFSNKVTQKNPQRVFTENPFATGEDENDIFEYQWDTASKNDRMRPESLPVFLHALGLQSSGGAMVPEEPTPELDAYSGATLLENFSLTTRSIAKLPEQFRIRFEINQSFDFNDYYSSDRFPDDSIYSGDGYSAQPSVIYEAVVDRRDKHPVYLLTLAGQGHHSGRDGQIHPDTSKLTTATQLVDRIMIEFHP